One segment of Triticum aestivum cultivar Chinese Spring chromosome 2A, IWGSC CS RefSeq v2.1, whole genome shotgun sequence DNA contains the following:
- the LOC123190027 gene encoding acyl-coenzyme A thioesterase 13 — MAPQPEEAPKPSPGESREWTLRFIQALGVDASLPASAERPDAYSALVRALLSSATVSSSPAPRVSCTLTVSSAATNAYNTLHGGAVAAVAEAVGMACARAAAGDKEMFLGELSTAYLSAARLDSEVEVEAQILRKGRSVVVTTVEFRLKDSKKLCYTSRATFYIMPVASL, encoded by the exons ATGGCACCCCAGCCGGAGGAGGCGCCCAAGCCTTCGCCGGGGGAGTCTCGCGAGTGGACGCTGCGGTTCATCCAGGCCCTGGGAGTGGACGCGTCCCTCCCGGCGTCGGCGGAGCGTCCCGACGCCTACTCCGCCCTCGTCCGCGCGCTCCTGTCCTCCGCCACCGTCTCCTCCTCCCCCGCGCCGCGCGTCTCCTGCACCCTCACCGTCTCATCCGCCGCAACT AACGCCTACAACACGCTccacggcggcgcggtggcggccgtCGCGGAGGCCGTCGGGATGGCGTGCGCGCGTGCTGCGGCGGGGGATAAGGAGATGTTCCTCGGCGAGCTCAGCACAGCGTATCTCTCAGCCGCCCGCCTCGAT TCTGAAGTGGAAGTAGAAGCGCAGATACTGAGGAAGGGCAGATCTGTTGTGGTTACTACAGTTGAGTTTCGGCTCAAGGACAGCAAGAAGCTCTGCTACACATCTCGAGCCACCTTCTACATCATGCCTGTGGCAAGCCTGTAA
- the LOC123190026 gene encoding F-box protein PP2-A13, with product MGAGASSMEGSEGWGQTSLGDMPESCVAPVLLYLDPPEICLVARLNRAFRGAASADCVWATKLPANYRYLAALAAAADDDSSSDGSVEGNGRCSSSVATKKEKYARLCRPTPFDGGTKEFWIQKSKGGLCMSISSKALAITGIDDRRYWSHLTTDESRFHSVAYLQQIWWLEVAGEIDFCFPAGSYSLLFRLHLGRPHKRMGRRVYDSELIYGWDIKPTRFQLSTSDGQHTTSDYHLDGPGHWILYHVGDFVISSSDELTKLKFSMMQIDCTHTKGGLCVDSVFIYPKDHQPEECIRK from the exons ATGGGGGCGGGGGCTTCGAGCATGGAGGGGTCGGAGGGGTGGGGCCAGACGTCGCTGGGCGACATGCCGGAGAGCTGCGTGGCGCCGGTGCTGCTCTACCTCGACCCGCCGGAGATATGCCTCGTCGCCCGCCTCAACCGCGCGTTCCGCGGCGCGGCCTCCGCCGACTGCGTCTGGGCCACCAAGCTTCCCGCCAACTACCGgtacctcgccgccctcgccgcggcGGCCGACGACGATAGCAGCAGCGACGGCTCGGTGGAGGGCAATGGTAGGTGCTCCTCCTCCGTGGCGACCAAGAAGGAGAAGTACGCGCGCCTGTGCAGGCCAACCCCCTTCGATGGGGGCACCAAG GAATTTTGGATCCAAAAGAGCAAGGGTGGTCTTTGCATGTCCATCTCCTCGAAGGCTTTGGCGATTACCGGCATCGATGATCGGCGGTATTGGAGCCACCTTACCACAGACGAATCAAG ATTCCATAGTGTTGCCTACCTTCAGCAAATATGGTGGCTGGAGGTGGCTGGGGAGATTGATTTCTGCTTCCCTGCTGGTTCATATAGCCTTCTCTTCCGGCTCCACTTGGGCCGGCCACACAAGCGCATGGGCCGTCGGGTCTATGACTCTGAGCTCATCTACGGTTGGGACATTAAACCGACACGGTTTCAGCTCTCAACTTCAGATGGCCAGCACACAACATCCGACTACCATCTAGATGGACCAGGACACTGGATCCTTTACCATGTCGGTGATTTTGTCATATCGAGTTCGGATGAGTTGACCAAGCTCAAGTTCTCTATGATGCAGATTGATTGCACGCATACAAAAGGCGGCCTGTGTGTCGACTCTGTTTTCATTTATCCTAAGGATCATCAGCCCGAGGAGTGCATACGCAAGTAA